The Pempheris klunzingeri isolate RE-2024b chromosome 15, fPemKlu1.hap1, whole genome shotgun sequence genome contains the following window.
AAGTTTATGTTACAGTTTGTCACATCAAAATAAACACTTGCAGAGCAACTACCAAATAGTGTAGCAGGTAATCTCAGTAGGCCTCTTCTAAAGTACCAATGCAACGATGTCCAGACATCatgggacattttttttttcagactccCATGCTAATTGTGCTACTTGAGTTTTGGGTACCTCTAATTTGGCTTCCAGTTGTTTTTGACATGACATGGCTCATCAAAGCTGGATGGTGCTGACCATGGTTAGGGACCTAATTTGAAGCAAGCTCTGTCACAAGATGAAGGGCTAACTATTGATCTCCTGATATATCACCGGAGGAGGGCAGGACCTTAATTTCCAATATGAACATGGGACATCTATATGAAATTAGCTATCTGGAAAACAACGTAATTGACTCAGGTGGCTTGGCCTTTCGCTTCTGGAGTCATAAGCAGCGAGTGTGGGTAGTTTTTGGAGGTCCTGGTTTCCACGAGTGTCTCATTCTGAACTTGTAGGTAGTAATACCCCTCTATCAGGACTGTATAGTTGATGCAAATATTTTAAGATGAAGTTTTAACTTTGCAAAAGGCTCCACTTATAAAGAAGGACAAGCATCCTCCTAAATACTGTGCTTTCAGGGTATGCACATGTCTTACAAATGAGATGGAAGTAGCTGAAAATCCTTCAGTAACACTAAGGAAATCACAGGCATTAGCATCCCTTTCTAATATACTAGAAAATCTATTGCAGGTCATAATTGATATGCATAGAAGTAACACTGGTAATGTATTGGTGTTGTATAGTTCTTCATCTAGCCCctgtttttacaatatttacagtaaaactATCCTGCAGTGCAGATTCAAGCGGAGGCATTCACTATTCAATTAGTTGTCTTAATCATGCAGGCCTAATTGAGTTGCAGCCTGACAGTGTTTTTCCAACTAATCTTTTTAAAGTTCCCTCTGAACCCTGGcaccaaaacactgcagccCTATCCATCTGCCAGGGATGAGGTGTAACTCCAAATATTGAATTTCCTCCAGTTCTCCAGTTTCAGtataaatatgaaacaaattTACCCTGCATTGTCTGGTATTCTAAATTTTTTGGAAAATTGCATCTCCCTTGCAGTttcatgcagcagcagacaaTTTAAATTTTGGtttctccttcagctctgttttCGTGCATAATGTGCTGCCAGAAAAATGTTCTCAAATGGTTAATCATAGAAAAAACATGACTGTCAAAGTAAATGACTGTActgctttgtgtattttaggGCTGCAGCTATTAACTATTTTAGTAATCTGTATTCTACCTATTATTCCATTGATTTGATTGAGCAATTGGAAATTGGACAGGTCTCTCAAAATGAACATCTAATTGGTTTCCTTTTTAGAAAAATCGACATGTTTATTGCTTAAATTAAGTACAATATCTGTCAAACAAAACACGTGTGGTGCATTTAAGTGCCATATTACATTCTGGGttataaagaaaacattttgctgaAGCATTGATGTTGCGGTATGCTAGTTTGGTTTTACAATAGACACCCTGACACCATGTTTTaattgtgtgtcagtgtgaaatgATCCCAAACTTGgtcactgtgttgttttctctggcctgtttcttctcttcatctcttgCTTTCACTCCTGTGTCCACAGCACAGGGCATTGTGTGAAAGAAATGATCATCTGTGTGAAACACAGGGTTCTGTAAAGCTTTTTGATaaaattttaagatttttttgtaattgagtcagttcagtttcttgAGAAATAATTTCAGCCCTAGTGTTTGCATATATTTTGTCATAGAAATATggctttttgttgcttttattttccttttgcaGTTGTGTTACAGAGATGATAATCGTCTTGTGTTTGTCATTCTATGTCCACCAGGTCCTTTCACAGATGTAGTCACCACCAACCTCAAACTGAAGAACCCCTCTGACAGAAGAGTGTGTTTCAAAGTGAAGACGACTGCACCGCGCAGGTACTGTGTACGGCCAAACAGTGGTGTTATCGATGCCGGAGCAACTGTCATTATCTCTGGTGAgtttttcagagcttttcttcattaaatgtcttttttttttttttctagtccATAAAATGTTGTTGCTGGTGGTGGGGAGAGACGGTGGGAAACCTGAGAGGGAAACTAGGTCAGGGAGATGTGGCACGATTTGGTTGCAGGTCAACAAGGCCACAAGCTAAGTGTTAAAGCCCCAAGCTGTGATTTGTGGAGGCAGTTTTCACTCAAACAAGTCCACACAATCCACATTCCACTTGTGGCCCATTTAGTGCAGCGGACATACTGGATGCAGACAGAAACTGATCTACACTTTGCCAGTTCAAATACTGCAAGTGGTTACTGACACCCAGTATTTTagcattaaaaaatattattttctgtaACCCAAGGCGAAGGAAACACATGCTGCATTGTTCACAGACATACTGCAAAGGAAGATATGTTAAAATAGACAgatatttctgtaaatgttaGTTCAATTCAGTaagctttattggcatgaatgttacaaagaaaatattgcCAAAGAGTAGTAAtgagatgtatgtgtgtgttaaggttGCCGTGTGCATGTTGTTGTTTACTCttaaacagaacaaatgagacATTTAAGCAATATTAAACGAGAGGGTGGGCTTTACTGTGATTATTATTAGAGCAGTGCGGTCAAGTGTAATATTGCGATTAAACAACATTTACCAACAAAAtggaataaatattttaaatataatcatATTGTGGCACAATTTGctctcaaaacaaaaaactttttgCCAGTGTTAtatctgtttccatggaaataGGTGGGACTCCGACCAGTAGGCTGACCCTTAGTAACGATCTGGCAAAAGACCCGATAAGCAGTCCCCATTAAGTCGCCCAGACAAGTTGAGCTAATGCTTTGTAGAGATCGTGGTATTTCCCAAACTGAATAAATGCCACATGTATTAACACAAAACTGGAGAACTGAAATATGATGTTGTCACAAAACAGTCAGTGACCTGAATGGATGGCAGCCACCCATCAGGGCTTTACAGGAGACAGTGATACCATTCAAGTTTGGCATGAAGCGTGATTTTGTATTCACTGAATTaaattcagaaaataaacaacatccTCCTTAAACTGATAGGAGATGATCAGACATCAGCCGTCAGGTTTCACTGTGGGTCGAATGTACTAACTTGAAATTTCCACATTACATTGAGAGTATATTACATTTAGGCAAATGAGCTCACCAACCTGGGTAATGTTTTCATGGGGAACAGATTTCTAGTCCATTATGCTGAACATTTAGGCTGTGATTTTTCTGTGTAGAAATGTCTTTTCTCaaatattttaccattttattttttgtctttcctttaCAGTCATGCTACAGCCCTTTGACTATGACCCCAACGAGAAAAGTAAACACAAATTCATGGTGCAGACGATTTTTGCCCCACCAAATGTTTCTGACATGGATTCATTGGTGagtgttttttaattacatttgtttgtgGAGTTTTAGCAAAggttttgattttaaaatgtgtaaatgccTACTTTTCATCTCGTAACGGGTAGTTATAAAGCCATTTTACACGTTTGCCTCCATACCTGCATTACACTGTATAAACAAACTCCTGCTCCTTCTTGTGTAAGAAACCAGTTTTGTATGTGTAATCTGTGCGGGTCTccacagtatatatatatatacaatatgcTTCACATTAATAGAGGGTGAACAGCAAAATTGGAGAACCCAACCAAGCTCTTGACTATAACCTGGAGACTCTCAACATGatgataaaaactgaaaatgctaTTTCTAAAATCCTAATTTAAAAAAGTGGggcttgtgtgtatttttttctttttatattagATGAATCTTCATTCCTTTTTAGAATATTTAAGATGGATACAAATTACTGTGGCATTTCATTAAAGTAAAAGGCCCTATACATACATGATAACACCTCAGAGTCAAATTACATCCACCCTTACATTTTGAAATCATCAATATTTCAGTAGTCCACCAATTATactctcatttctgtctgaTTACTTAAAGTCTGAATCACTTAATGAAGGGGTGATTGTCATGCTGATAttatcagacaaaacaacagaacagaacaaattTAGATTAATTCTCCAGTTGTCCACCAGAGGCCAGCAAAGGCTTAGTCAGTCAGTAACACAAGCACATTCTCTCCAGTCTGTTCATGGCCTGGCTTGTCTTGACTTGAGCTAAATCCAGGAAGTGAAGGGGAACAAAGGTCTGACGGGTTCTGATAAGTAAACTGGAGTCTAATTAGGTGACTGTTTTATCAGATAAGTTGGGTCCTTGACATTACTCAACCCCACTGTAACTCTGTGCTATATCTTTCACTTTCCTCATAATCACTTTTAACTGCAACCTTTGTCGTTGAATGTATAAAAGCATAAACCATATAGTCAAGGAGCTGACTGTAAGGAAATTTGTGATTTCTAAAAACACAGACCCAAGACCAATGGAAAAATGTATGCCTGTGACAGCTTGTGGCTGTTTTGTGTAGGGAAATGAGACGGGGCTAATAACTGAATTTTGATTGAAGCTGTGCATGTTTTCTATAATGTCCATAGATTCAAGGCTGCGTTGCATGTGACTAGTATGAAATAggttgaagtgtgtgtgtgtgtgtgtggatagaaTCCAGCTGCTTGCAGTTTGAGTTGATGAATAACATGCCCATTTTTCATCTCCACCAGTGGAAAGATGCAAAACCCGATGATCTCATGGATTCCAAGCTGAGATGCGTCTTTGAGCTGCCTTCTGAAAACGATAAAGTGGTAAGAGGCGCTGCTGCACACCAAAAACGTCTTATTTTCGTACAACTGAAGTCATAACCTGAAAGACTTATGTTGAACGCTCAACTTCACACTTTTACTTCCATAGACATAAAAACTTCTGAAAGGCTTGGAAAGGCACTGCACCCCctgtgcagaaatatataaaaaaaaaatttttgtcTTCTCTGAAGTGAGTTTCTTTTGCTTAATCCCTACGTGCAATACATTATCAGCCGTTTTCCAAACTTCGCCTGGGCCAATTTTTCAAATGGTGAAAGTTTAAGTTTGCCAGGCAGATCTGGAGGATTACTGTCATGAAACTCCCTGCTGCTGCGTGAACAAATCATCTGGCAGCTCCAGGTGTGTCAGCGGTGGCACATAGCAGTCTAGACACTTCCCAGGTCAACAAAGGGAGCTGGCACAAACTGAGGGCGACTCAAGCACCTCcagaaatatcaaataaatgtagattGACTTCTGAATACTAAAAACTGTATGTGTCCATCGACCCACTCGAACTTGGCTGCTTTTGAAAAAAGCAACACTGACATTCTTCATCGTAATTAAAATTCAGATTGTACGGTATGTGAACGTTCTCTGCGGGATGCACGAAGTCTTTGCATGCAGCTGATTTCTTGTGGAGTCCAAGAACCCCAGGCAGTCGGCGCCTTTTGAGCTGCACTTTGCATTTTGCTAACGGTGCCTATGTTAGCCGCCTAAATCAAGCCCAAGCGCTCCGGTGTGAATACCAAgtgcagctgcagtgaaacCATCTCAAGGTGAGAGAAGAGTTTGAATGATGTGGGTGTTTACTTAGTTGGTTGCTCCAAACACTAGTTCACAAGTATCAGACATTGTAATGTGCTAATATTAGAATAGCTCAGAGTGGTTTGTATCTGGAGATTTAAATTTGAGATCTCAACATGGTGGTGGTGTTCTTTTGGATTACATTAAGTGTCTTTCTAATGCTTTGTCAATCCCCAGAGTTGAATCAACATCTTTCTTTGAGTGTCGACAATAAACAGAACATTATAAGCTTTACATAGATGGGATTTGTTGCGGGGCTATAGTAATGGATTGCAATAGTTTGCACTCAGTAAACTGGTGACTGTGAATACTGGGAGGCTGTATTAATGAACTGTCAGTCTAATCAGGATTTAGATAAGCAGTGCTGCTAGACTGAGCTGTCCAGCAGGCCCTCACAGTTCAGGTGAAAAAGCTGCTAAGGCCAGCCAGATTTAGCTTAAGCTAAGCAGCTACCATGCTAATCGCTGAGTCAGCACGGTATCTGCTCTCTGCTTTGGCACGTATAGCATGTATGTAATGTCCAACGTGAAGTATGTAACTGCAGGATTGAGATGAAGTGTAATCGTATAATGCGAAAATGCATGTTTAGGATCAGCATTTCTGTAGAGTGTAAGAAGAGCAGTGTCCCAAACCTTCACGCCTTTTTAGTACCAACAGTGACTGGGTGTATGTATCACGATGTATACGAACTGATGGGTACTCAAAGCTGCTAATGTTACTACGAAGCTCTTGCAgacaaaaaagtatttttaaaaatataagaaCCAAAGAGTCCCACACACTGTTGACTACTACTTTtacctgatgaaggtctgagGACCAGGATGTTGTCGTGATTGACAGGGTGTAGATTTTTTTGGGTCTTTGACAAATGCTGAAACATGATATCTTTTATGAATAGAAAAGCCAGAAAACCCAGTGTCAAAagtattattttgttattggtATAGAATATCTGGCATTGCGTTGGAGCTAGTAAAAGACTTTCACAACATAACTGGATGGTGCCTAAATCATATCCTGTCTGTGTATTGATTTACCTTCACCTACAATACAGTAGTTGTATTTCCATTACAAAGCCCTTCATTTCCCCATGCCGTCATGTTGTCTGTCCCACAAAACAAAGCCACATCAAACATGACTTCTGGAGGGACGCATTTCCTCCCCGGTCTCTTTGATCTGGCACTGCAAGCTTCTGGGCCTCGGACAAGGCTGCCTTTCTTTGGCACCGGCTCCCGTCTAGAGGCTAACCTCCCCACTTAGCTCAGGGCATGCTGGATTTCTCTCAGTGGTTCTCCCCCTCCTGGCAGAATGACGTGGAGGCGACCAAGGCGGCCCCGGTGATGAACTCTGCGAAGGCCGACTCATCAGCAGCCTCGGTGCCCGTCTCTGCCTCGATGGACGACACAGAGTTGAAGAAAGTGCTGGAGAAGTGCAAGAGGCTGCAATCTGAGATGAATAAGCTGGCTGAGGAGAACCGGCAATTAAAGGTTAGCTGTGGTTATAAATATTATACATAACATGATGAAACATTGTGGCTCCgctgtgtttttcattgtaaTGCATTTTCCACAGTATAAAATTAAAACCAAGATAGCATGCTATTACTGCGTGCAAATGGGACTCCTATGTGACCACACTGACTTtgcaattaaaatgaatggcAGCAAAATCGGCCATCAAGGCCACAATTAGTGTAACACCTTTTTTCATACAAACATCAGAATTTGCAGATATGTTTAATGCAGAGATTCTTAAACAATGACCTAAAATGGCTAGAGGACCCTTCAAGTGCATCGCAACCAGATCCGAGATATCTCAATCATTCTGGGATCCAATGTGTACACAGAGGACAGAATACACAGTCCGTCTCATTTCCTCACGATCTGCAACCTCCTCCGTTCTCTAGCTCTTCTAAAAGCTGCGGTGTTGAATGAATTGGAAATGAGAGCGGGTCGCCCTCCACCACCTGAGTGGGAAATTAATGATGTTGGTGCTCTGTCACTCACAGCCAAGCGTAATCTTGAAGGCTAAACCAAAGTCATGTCAACACGTGTAAAGAAATATAAGCACAATTACATTTGATATGGTTTTGTC
Protein-coding sequences here:
- the vapal gene encoding VAMP (vesicle-associated membrane protein)-associated protein A, like; this encodes MSKLDQVLILDPPSDLKFKGPFTDVVTTNLKLKNPSDRRVCFKVKTTAPRRYCVRPNSGVIDAGATVIISVMLQPFDYDPNEKSKHKFMVQTIFAPPNVSDMDSLWKDAKPDDLMDSKLRCVFELPSENDKVNDVEATKAAPVMNSAKADSSAASVPVSASMDDTELKKVLEKCKRLQSEMNKLAEENRQLKDDGVRMRKVPRSDHMTSNSTSLLGREASTASLPSLLVVIAAIFIGFFLGKFIL